A region of Pseudomonas putida DNA encodes the following proteins:
- a CDS encoding PA4642 family protein: MRKDKKQVIGDEISDDYIKSYLQFEPADGVTSPSLHKLVKAYRGLRVDDFERFVGFFVEAGLDLDGKDEHGKTFVEQIADQRNAPEYIEIIDKARG, from the coding sequence ATGCGTAAAGACAAGAAACAGGTAATCGGTGACGAAATCAGCGACGACTACATCAAGTCGTACCTTCAGTTCGAGCCGGCCGATGGCGTCACTTCGCCGTCGCTGCACAAGCTGGTCAAGGCTTACCGTGGCCTGCGTGTCGACGACTTCGAGCGTTTCGTCGGCTTCTTCGTCGAGGCAGGGCTGGACCTGGATGGCAAGGACGAGCACGGCAAGACCTTCGTCGAGCAGATCGCTGACCAGCGCAATGCCCCCGAGTACATCGAGATCATCGATAAAGCCCGCGGTTGA